Genomic segment of Dermacentor albipictus isolate Rhodes 1998 colony chromosome 5, USDA_Dalb.pri_finalv2, whole genome shotgun sequence:
gatgtactattcgatgcaattcacagaattgtgatataatttttcattgttgagtcacggagttttaaacttgatagtctcgtttcctgaaaattttcaattttggccaatttttaataattgacctcctaaatgaaaaagtcgaagccagtagtcactagaattaaactttttattttaaatgccacaaacctcctcaaatttggtgaagtggttgcagggaaaaacgaattccccttctacatgtacttaaataggagcacccgagctaaagcttcctcttaaggaggctgagctgcaacgtgcagctatatatatatatatatatatatatatatatatatatatatatatatatatatatatatatatatatatatatatatatatatatatatatatatatatatatatatatatatatatatatatatatatatatatatatatatatatatatatattgggccagtggcgtagccccccccccgaacaaaatttctggctacgccactgggccgCGCGCAAATCCATCTCTTCCGGATTTAGTCGGCTGCTCGGATGTTGACTGTCGATTCCCTTCGTGCGCGCGCGCCACTGGCCACGTGAAAGGTAGAGTCAGCATCCACAAGAACTCGCACAAGCTTTATTTGTATTTTCATGATCTATCTTATACGTTGAAGCAACCTTGAAGTCAAGTTTTCCTGCCATTACTGTTCCGCCACATTGCTGGTTTCCGCGGTGCCTGTTTTTTATTCATCCGCCATGTCATGCTGCGCGTACCGGTTATCGAAGTCCCTGAACCAGTCCTTGAAAGCGAGACTAGCCGGGGACACCGAGTGCTGACCCCTGTTTTATTGCGGCGAAAAAAATCGCGTTCGCCTTGAGCAACACATGTGCTGTATCCACCGGCAGCGGACCGCCTTCCCCTCGCTGCATCCTAGGCAACTAACCCTCTTTCGGCTACCGATTGTACAGAACCTTTCAGTCCGCTTTTACAAGTATTGCGTTTGACGCATTTTTCCATCTAGTCGTCACTTACTTATACATGAAATTTATTTATAACGAATCGCCCTGCACTTAAAATTCCAGCAGATTAAGAACGACTCTCATGCCTTTGACTAACCGTGTTCAACTAGCAGCGCTGGTGAGAAGACTGACTGCTTCTGCGGCAACATGATATGCCTCGCTTTGCAGTTAAATTGAAGTAAATTATATCCTTTCATACTATTCGCGATTGAATACGTAGCACACATGCTGGGTAAAATGAAGCACAGATTTACAGACACCATGCCCAAAGTGAGACCTTCGGTGTCCTCCTTACAACCGGTAGATCACCAAATTTTCCCCATCGAAGACGTCATGTAAGGATGACAAAGCCGAAAAGTTATTTGCAATAGGCGTTATATATAGTCAGTATCCCTGGTGCTTTAGTGCACGCGAAACCTAAAAACAACAACGGCTCGTTAAAATCTCAATGGAGAACAATGAATGCATTCGCGAAGAGAGTGGAACTTGGCCGCAATACACCAGTGCTTACCGCATACGCCAGAGTATCCGAATACAGGGTGATTGCAAGACGGTAAAAGCTTCCCGATTCTGTTACAGATTCTCCGTTGCACGGTATAAAGCTAGCAGCGCCGAATCGCATACGTCGTCTACGCGCATGATGTAGCACACTACGACCGGTCACTTAACTCATCACTCACACTGCGCTAAACTGAGAACGCTAGGAACGGCGTAACAGGTGTTACGGTTGCAATTTCTTCCGACCACATTCAAGGTCTCGCCAGTCTGGATGGCGTTTTCCGTACGCCTGACTGGCTTCTAAATAATTTTTCTAATTATACGGCGCCGAACACATTAATTCTACTTAACAATGTCATTTTATTTAGTTTGGAACACGCTTGTCCGACTCACGTCTATTATGTATACGCACACCTCATTCGCGTGGACAGAAACTCAAGGAAAGACAACCGTGCCTCTGTGCCAGTAAGGCACACTTTGCACAGCAAGCAGAGAAAACACGCCAGCGCATCACTGTCTGCCCACAAGCTAACAGTGTGGAGCTCCCTCTAACCCACCAATTATTTTTATTAAATAGGATTCACGAAATTCCACACCTTTCTGCAAAAATCGTTACGTTATTGACTTACGTTTGATGCTATCTCAAAATATATTGGATCGAAAGTTCTTTCTTCATTCCGAAAATGAGTTTACCCTCAATGCACATCAATTATAAAATATAACTGCTTGAACAAATTACATTGAAAGAAAGACAAACCATCAAACAAAATGTTAGGGCGCCCGAATCGATGTGCCCTCAACCAAGTTACCGATTGCATTTACTGTTAGGCATCTTGAGAAGCAGTGcaacaaaaacaagaaacaaactaCGGGCCGCGCTCAGTCGTTCGTTTCTCCTTCATTCCTTctttcatgtctttttttttatatcttgtTTGCGTTGTGATACTCTTCAAAGTGAATTCAAACCAACCAGCCTAATTTTCCGGCATTTTATTCCCAGGCAAGCAACGAAAAAGAAGCTCCGACCCGGTTTCATAGATGGTAGTCCTCTTCGCCGAGCACTACTAGACAAGTGCTTCTGACTGCTTCTTTTCCAAAACTGCCCTCAAATTAATATAGTCTGCATAACACAAGCTGTTTAGCCAAAACTAGCAGACCACACATCATTAACATTAACTTTGCGGTAGCCTAACCTAGCAGCTGCCCAGTGTTTTGACGAGGCCTTGCCGTGAATCTATTCCGATTCCATCATCCAGACACTTGCATTTATGAGGGCATATGATTCTCAGTGCGTTTGACCAGCAGTTATTAGAGAGGGGgggaaggcaaggaggttaaccggaagagattctcgtttgctaccttgcactgggggaaggggaaggagAAAGTTATTATACGATATCGTTCTTCGCTCACGGTTAGCATAGCTTCGAGAACACGTTGTGACAGGTGACACGAGTATAAAATTGGAAGCAAGCGTGATAATGCAATCTCTACCGGAACATAAAAAGCAGCGCGAAGGCACGGGTATCGACTGCGCAATGGACTGCAGCTGATTTTGAGCTCTATCTGACAGGCTTATGGCATGTTTTTCGAACTCTGCCATCCCGCGACCAAGAAATTTAGATCATCGCAAGGCCGCGTCCATCCATTTCCTCCCCTATCTCTATCGTGGCAGCCATTAATTTTTTATTAAGTGTGAAAGCACActcaccccctccctccccagtATTACGCAAAAATAAAAGTATCTTGGCATTTAGGTTCGAAATTTAACGCAGTAAAATTCAATCAACTACGTCGATTAGAACCCAACCTGACATCGAAAAAGGGCACGATAACAGGAATAACTATTTTATAAAAAAAGGTGTTTGTCAAAGCAGAGCTTCTCAAAAGGAGAGGAGAGCTCGAACATTGCAACCTTCATTGCGGTATTGTTCGACGCACCCAGATGCGATTGCATTATGATTTCATTGACGCCGCACTCTTATTTTTTTCACGTTCTGAAGCCGTTTCACAACCCTCCATTTGCATCTGATGCGACCTTCCCGAGGGGTCGCCACCCTGAGTTTCCCAAACACCGGTTCGTTCGGTAAACCGCCATTGCCGTTGCAACTTGGCCCGCAGGTCCATCAAGATCTACCGTGACCTTGACAACGGCCACGGGTCCGGCCTGCGATCGGGCTTCAAGGTGGGCATCGACGCCACCTTCGGCGGCAGCAACTCCAAGGAGCAGAACAAAGAGTACGACGAGGGCCTCGGGGTCAAGTACCAGCACCACCAGCACGACGACTACAAGCTGCAGCAGGGAGACTACGACCTGCACAGGTGGGCTGCTTCGACCCCCGGCGAAACACCACGGAGCTATGCGACGGAGCAATAAGAGGGATTTCACCTTAAGCCGCGGACACGAGGGCTTTACGCAGCAGTCGAATTTTCGGTGAAATCGAGAGACAGCGATAATTTATTACAAAGGCCGAGAACGAGATCAAAGCATGCATGGCTGCAAGCACTTGTTATGCCGAGCGACCAATTCTCAacgtattttattgtttttagattctttttttcttcttttctttcacaTATTTGAGCACGAAATTTGAACTAAATCACCATACCGAAGCGTGCTGTAGGCATTCCTTAGGAACACTGTTACGGAAAGACTAGCGAAAACTCGCAACTTCAGTGTATCGGAGGCATGATTTTATTTCCAGGACCGTTTTCAGCGTTCTAGTCACGTGTTTCTGCTGCTTATAAAAAATGTTCCCAGGGAACATTCGTAATTTCGGTAAGTTTCCCGCTCCATTACCCGATCCCTTCTCGCTTCCTGCTGGAGTCTCCGTAACATACATCTAAAGCGCGACACAGCCTTTACATACCCCGTGCCGCCATTGCTATTCTGATGGTTTGAAAGTAGAACTTTTAAGTCACTCAAGGGTCCTAAGATAAGGCTCTAGGTACACATACGCGCCAGTAGCCGGCGTTGCCTCGTATGCCAAACACGTAACCGCTTTTTATGCACGTATACGGCTTTGCACATAGGAGATGCGTGCCCAAGAGGAGCTAGCAATATTAAAGACGACGTTCAACTAAACTCGCGCACTCGATCAGAAAAAGGCTATGACATCTCGCGATAAATTTAGCTTGCGacatcataattttttttcttcgaattaCTGAGCAATCTGCCTCTGCACAGCACAACAAAATAGGAGCACCAGCTAAAAGCCTCAAAGTTACAACTCACTCCTGCAGCGTCAAAGGTATCGCGAACAGCAGCACAATGCAATGAAAAAATGCACACGGAAAACAAGGCTGATAcctgacattaaaagaaaagggggaaaaaagcagAAAATTCGCGTCTTTCACGACTACAAAGGGCAACgaaaattaaaaacaaataatGAGACGGTAGTACATGCGGCGGGGACATGCCGTAACAAAACAAGGtaaggaacaaaaaagaaaataggtTGCAACACGATTCAACGTCCAGCTGAAGTCGATGGAAGGCAATGCCTCCCTGGGCAAGTTGATGGCGGActcagtttctttttgttttcctgcCCTATCTACGCGATGGGCACAAATCGTGCAAACCCACACACGCAcatttatatgtatatatgcatatatataagTAAGGCTATCTTTACAGACATACAACTCGTATAGCAacagaagaagaaactttattaatgaatggtccggcagCAACAGAAGACGACAAGAATTAAAGGCGCAATCGTGGACAATACGACAGCAAGCAGCgaactttttttaaaaaaaaaagaaagattattaGTAACGTGTGAAGTTGAATCGGGCATCTCAATATCAGCAGGTATGAGCTCTTCCGTCTAACATTTACTCTCCTTCTAGTTTTTATtatcgtttattattattattattattattattattattattattattattattattattattattattattattttaatgcGAGCCACGTCTGCTTAGCCCACTACACGGCCTCTATAGAAAGCAATCTCGGCGTTACCTTTGCTCGAAGCTGTAGACCTGCACTGACTTTTGTTTCCCTCGCAGGTACCAGAAGAGCCCGTCGATCACGGTGGAAATCCGGGCGCGCGAACCACCCGAACCGCCGACCACcgagccaccgccgccgccgccgcccaaGGGGTTCTCGCTGAGGCGCATCGTCAAGCGACGCCGCAAGAGCCGACGCACCACGACGCCGCCCCCGCTGACGCTTCCACTGACCGTGCCGCCGGACATGTCCCTAATGCCCGCGTACCGCAAGGAGCTCATGTACCCGGAGTACGCGTTCGGCCCGTACAAGGGGCACACGCTCATGGGATTCACCTACGACGGGCAGGACTTCAAGAGTTAGCCCCCCCTTCGAAGAGGCACCCTGGCTCTCTTCGAGACGGAACGACGACTGCACAAATCCGTCCACCAACCGTTGAATAAGCTGCACACGCGTTGTCATTCCGGACTGCAGGGAGGGTGGCGAAGACATTCCGACGCTGCGTCGACGACATGCGCGCGAGGTTGAAACAGTTTTCCGCTATGGCTGAACCATCCGTCCCTCGTCGGAAGGAGGCTGTAGCGAGGAAGGGGTGTCACGTGTTTAAGTTCTCACGAGTAGGGAACAGACAACGCCGTAAAATTGCCTCAGTGAAGGGAGTACGCTAAAAGGGACAGGTAATGAAAGCTTCCCCGGGAAGAAGTCAACTGCGAgagtgaccggggtagttggagaagtatgggagagggctttgccctgcagtgggcgtaaccaggatgatgatgatgatgatgatgatgatgatggtgatgatgatgatgatgcgagaGTTTGGGCGCGTGGCCACCAGAGCTGACGGGACGCGGGGCGTTCACGTGTGACATTCTGGACGGTACGGATTCCTGCTGAGCTGCAGGACAGAATCATCAAGCACCAGAGCGGATTGGAGTGCGGAGAGAAGCCGTCGTTTGGAGGAAGGACTCGGCGTACGTTGGTGTCCAACGCCTTCACGTTGGAGAGTTTGTCGCCATGACGGACTCATTGCATTTGTAGTCACGACAACGAGCTGCGTACAGAAGTGTTATAGAAGGTAGCCCGCTCACAACAACCTGTTGGCATTCTTCAGGCGAGCAGCTCCAAGAAAGGCCTATTACGAAGGCAATAAGACGGACACAGATTGATactaaggtttgttacagcgcaccTAAGACAACAGAAGGTACAAAACTACGAGGtaccttctgttgtccttgtcttagGTTGTGCTGTAACAAACCTTAGTATGAAACCCAACCAAATGGCCCAACTTGCCTTTCTGATGCAGACGGACACAGCCCTGTGTCCGTCTTCCTTGCCTTcgcaataaatgttttttttctttttcctttttttcgggCAGCTCGCCTGCAGAATGGGATACAAGCTCGCCCAGGAAACCATGCTTCTGTTAGCAGTGTTTGATATTGTGCAATATTGTGCTCCCCCTCCACCCCCATGATTGTTCATGTTCACTCTAAAAATGCACGAATGTCGGCACCATTATTAATTCAACAAACTTTCATGTACATTCGAGCGATTATTTTACCCTATATCCTCACAACGATCAGTCTCACTGTTTAGCGCTATGTGCATGAATGTTTTATTGTTTAATTTTTATTCACAGTGCTCATTTAGAAAAAAAGATTTCGTGAGGGAAGGAATCCACTTAAATGGGACACCATCTGCTACGAAATCACATAATTAAAATTCATTATAAGTTCATTATAACATTGCGTAGATATCAAATCCAGGATGAACTGCCATTTGCTATCCAAGACGTGCTATGGAAAACACGAATTACGTTCACCAAAAATGGCGTCAGCCATAAGACGCCGGATATTTCTGGCGTATTAAATTCCTAGACGAACGCTAGACCCATAATGCACATCCACACGGTATATATATACTCGTCGAGTCAAAGTTGACGGGAAATGGGGGCCACGTCGAAGTTATCGCCCGAGTTTCCTGCTGGCGTTTACGAACGCGGTTCTTCCATTTGCGGAATGCTGACGATTCAGATCTACAGTGAACACTCTTGCGGCCGGCTCGATCCTCGCGGAAGACCGAACTGGAAGCGACGTGCCTGCTTGCCCAGCCCTATGCCGGTTCAGCATGCAGTGGAAGAGGATCTGCACAGGCACTGTATCTACGAGAGCAAGAAACTATATAGCGACGCGCATGACCTCTCCTTGGTGCGTGACTACACAACTCGCGTCTCTGGCCACGGCAAAGTGATGTATTCTGCGCACGCGTGAATAATTTGCCGTTGTTTTCTTTGCCCCACATTTCGCGCGACTGGCCGTGGAACGGCCGGCCGCCAGAAGCCGACGCGTCGAGAAGGAAGTGCAGAAGCTGCGTATCGCGATAGAGCTGGAACTATGTATGTACATATAAGGACAATAAAAAGTACCTTTGACAGGAGAAACGCGCCCCTTCGTATTAAGAGCATCTCTGATGTTGGGCAAAATCCCCGTTACTTGCTTGTATACCGAAAGAACAGAGGACTGTACTAATCTTTGTGGTTGCCGGTAAGTATACATAGGTGACGAACAGACCATGGCTGTGGTTATCGTAGGTGCACTTTGATTTGTCGTTTTCGTCGGGTCGCGTGCCAAATGCGTTTTGACAAGAAATCATCCCCACCCCCACTTCGAATTCGCAACGTCTCTGACTTCAGGAAAAATTCTCGTTATTGCTTGTACACTGAAACAAGAACGGATCGGACTAATCTTGCTGGCgttcaccatttttttttcttgcggacAATTGTGTTCGTTATCGTTTGTACAAGTCCTTGTCCCATGACAGAATTGCTGGGATGGCCCCAACTGGTGCATTTAGATGCACGAATATCATAAGAAACGAGTAGAGTAATTTTACGACTATCATCATACCTGTGTGGCGTTCACCGTTTTAGCGATGCGATCAACGATGACGACCATGTTTCGAACGCCTTTGCTCAGTGTTCCTTTGAACGCCTTTGAACACAGTCACGTCCCAAAAGGTGTAGGAAGGGTATGTTCACGTCAAACGAGACATATGTTCGTGTAAAATATTCCGATTGGCGTGGGCTGCTTTAGTTTTTAAAGAAAACGTGCACGATGCCTTGTTCTATATACTTACTGCGGAAGGGGAGCAAAGGTATTATTTTGAGACGGAGATTCGCTTGTTGCCAGGGTTCATCCGACCACCATGGCCGAAGAGACAAAACTTCactggcgatttagcggtaaacgcgagagaaatgcgttagcactgCGTTGAACCTCTCTGTGGTCCCAGATACACCATTTGAACCGCGTTAATCACATTGCAAGTGTTGTTCacggagctcactcgacacacgtcctgccccTTCATAGGAGCAAAGTGCACCTGACGGTAGTCCGGAGAAgcccaccgtcagttgcactatatatattatatatatgccACGTGAGTGGTTTCCCACATTTTACACCAcccacacattttttttccactttgacataTAATGTTACCGCattaaaagaagaataaaaaaattatccGGGCTACGCCAACGCCTCTTGGGCGAATCGAGCAGCCAAAAGATACAAAGCGAAGGACAGAAAAGGGAGCCACAGAATGCGGAAACGGAAGCGGCTTGATACCAAATAGGAAGGACGGTAGCCGCGCTCCGCGGCCCACGATGTTGCCTTCGCACTCGGAAGCTAATTTCAGGCACTTGGTGCGCGGCCGCGAGGAGAGAATTGCGCGCGAATGCGGCGCGTGTGTACACATCTATGCGTCCCGCTCCGCCGCTGCCCAGCTCGGCGCTTTCGAGCCGCTGCGTTGCTCCAGTTGGGTCACGTGTACCTCGCAGAAAGCTAGAAAGTGAGAACAGGTGGcacggtgttagatatggagctgtttcctgcgcctacttcgagttcccccggaccacatcgaatcacagcacaactaattgagaagcgcagaaacgcggaaagcattccagagagaccagagcattccctgattcacctctatcgaacttcttgccgcgggccgcagcgtccgagttgctgccggcccgtaatgactgtacgactgttacttgactctcacctcactgtaaataatgtaaaataaatccctccaagtttgtttttcgcatcccgaagtccgtcctcaactcctacaacggACGAAACGCGTGCACGACCGCCCGAGAGAGcacgaagaaataaaaaaagaacaaacacaaGCAGATCCAATGTAATGATTGAATATACAAATATCGCAAAAAATTGTATAAGCGAGGTAGCTGCAGTATAGCGGATGACATTGTGCATGCGCCTCATAGCCTATGGTATGCAAAGGAGTGCTGACTTGGATCCGTTCGTGCATGCTATAATAAAAAGTAACGGCGCGTGGGACAGGACGAGAGAGAATAAGGGCGCACGAATCGGTGGCTTTCAACCAATTTTATTGCGGACAACGCAATATGTACTATAAAGGTGCGGGAAAGACATAGAGAGAAGCAAACAACCATATGCAATCTACACAATGTGTTTACGCCAACGGTTTCAAACATTTTTGAAACCGTTGGCGTAAATTGAAAATTGTgcgtggcagatagcacaatttcaGTCCATGAACTGGTGTACTCAAGCAGCGGACATTAGTCCCACAATaaactgaaatgcataatcaactgaTTGACAAAAGCTCACTATTGAAGTTTTAAACTAATTGCCTCGTGGTACATATATTTAAACTAATTGCctcatggcacatattgcaatttagtatttacaaattctagcgggtgagactgcatggcatatccacttgaaaagaattgtgtggatgacaccatttacgacaTATGCGCCATCAagttgctgtaaaaatgcactgctgcTCCACTTAATTTCTAAACAAAACGTCATTGTATGCATGTATCCATGCGTATGTTGTATGCAGGACTGAAGCAAAAAAATCGTAACGTTCCCGTTCCGTGCCACTTCGCCCAaaataaaaacttttttttttctgttttcgatTCGGTTCCATACAGATAGCCTGTTTAATATGCATTGCTTCACCGCAAATTTTATTCAGTGCATGTGAAACATACCGAAATATCATCAACCAACAGCAGTTTTTTGAAGCGCAAAACACCAAGGTCCCACTTTCAGCGCAATATTTTAATTACATCTAccttttctttttagagcgcagctctttggcgtccgttcctgggtttcgcgtcgtcgtcggcgttgtcgtcggcctcgtaaccagctccgcccccctttcatccccccagcgctagcagcgaccgactgataccgctggatgccgctgacgccgctagagagtcaagataacgtgactgcatagaacaccgtcgccgccatgcagaaagaggaggaaaggtcccccccccccccctgttcttgtgtggcggatagggtgctcttcagttgccgacgcgccggttatttcacgtaggccccggcacgtcgacgaatacgtgaccaccttcccacggctagacctggttcttagcgctgcggaagcgagggtatcatattgtttgtgtcggcatcggcggcgttgtccctg
This window contains:
- the LOC135913934 gene encoding uncharacterized protein, with the protein product MRFGATTGAAAMVWTAAPRLLSLWLALWLAAGAEAVLLGMLLRRSTLGSMIPKPSIKIYRDLDNGHGSGLRSGFKVGIDATFGGSNSKEQNKEYDEGLGVKYQHHQHDDYKLQQGDYDLHRYQKSPSITVEIRAREPPEPPTTEPPPPPPPKGFSLRRIVKRRRKSRRTTTPPPLTLPLTVPPDMSLMPAYRKELMYPEYAFGPYKGHTLMGFTYDGQDFKS